One region of Eupeodes corollae chromosome 1, idEupCoro1.1, whole genome shotgun sequence genomic DNA includes:
- the LOC129941608 gene encoding CD151 antigen — MGFGSRMDCCGQFVKYSLFIANLLIFIGGLVVFCLGIWTIVDQSFMNELLGTNIFSGAVYVLIVTSVCVCILSFVGCMGAAKEVKCLLLTYFIIVFLIFVSMLIGGILGYVFREKVSQTMRQEMRASLGQYGSRRAITQAWDETQTRLRCCGVDSWHDWNRYGQIPESCCQEIFGGQRKQCALFPMISNLYSQGCLNITTVYVRDHAALIGGSAIGVAVIMIFGLIFSCLQFNMIE; from the exons ATGGGATTCGGTTCTCGTATGGATTGCTGCGGCCAGTTCGTTAAATACAGTTTATTCATAGCGAACTTATTAATATTC aTAGGAGGCTTAGTAGTATTTTGCCTCGGAATTTGGACCATAGTCGATCAAAGTTTTATGAATGAACTTCTTGGAACGAATATCTTTTCTGGTGCTGTTTATGTTCTAATTGTGACATCAGTTTGTGTTTGTATTCTCTCATTTGTTGGATGCATGGGTGCTGCTAAGGAGGTCAAATGCCTTTTATTGACT taTTTCATAATTGTATTTCTGATATTTGTCAGTATGTTAATTGGAGGCATATTAGGATATGTCTTCCGGGAGAAGGTATCACAAACTATGCGTCAG gaaatgaGAGCATCTCTTGGTCAATATGGCAGTCGTCGTGCCATCACTCAAGCCTGGGATGAAACACAAACGCGTCTCAGATGTTGTGGTGTTGACTCGTGGCACGATTGGAATCGTTACGGACAAATTCCCGAATCATGTTGCCAGGAGATATTTGGAGGACAACGCAAACAATGTGCACTTTTTCCAATGATCAGCAATCTTTATAGTCAGGGATGTCTTAATATTACAACTGTATACGTACGAGATCATGCAGCACTGATTGGTGGTTCGGCAATAGGCGTTGCGGTTATTatg atATTTGGTCTTATATTCTCATGTTTACAATTTAACATGATTGAATAG